CCACCTCGCCGACGTCGAGCTGGACCGGCTCGGCCGACGGGACCGCAAGGGCGCGCCGGACACCTTCGACGCGGCCGGCTACGCGGCCCTGCTGCACCGGCTGCGGGAGGAGACGGACGGCGGGGACGTCGTGTACGCGCCGGGCTTCGAGCGGGTGCTGGAGCAGCCGCTCGCGGGGGCCGTGCCCGTCCCGCCGGAGGTGCGGCTGGTCGTCACCGAGGGGAACTACCTGCTCCTCGGCACGGGGGCGTGGGCACGGGTGCGGGCCGCGCTGGACGAGGTGTGGTTCTGCGAGACGGACGAGGACGAGCGCGTCCGCCGGCTGGTCGCCCGGCACGAGGAGTTCGGCAAGGGGCACGAGGCGGCGGTGGCCTGGGTGCACCGGAGCGACCGTCGCAACGCCGAGCTGGTCGCGACGACGCGGGACCGGGCCGACCTGGTGGTGCGGGTGGGGGCGCCGGATGGGGCTTGACCTCACCGTGCTGGCGCTGGACTGGGGCCGTTGGGAGCGGACGCCGGCGGCCGGACGGCAGGTGCTGCTCCACGAGGCGGCGTGCCCCGACGGCCTGGACCCGGGGGCGCCCGAGGCGGGCTGGGTGTTCCCCGCCTCGCCGAAGGTGCCCTGGTGCGGCCGTTACGAGTTCCACAGCACGACCGGGTCCTACGCACCGCACTTCTGGGCGGGCGAGGGCTGGGACACCGCCCGGGGGTTCGCCGACCCCGCGCTGCGGGACGCCCTGGACGGCTTCCTGCTCCCCCTGGTCCGGGACGAGGACGACATGCCGGGGGCTGGCCTCCTCCCCTCGGACCGCACTGCGTGGGGCATGCGGCTGCTCCTCGTCGGCCCGCCCGCCCGGGTGGCCGGGCTCGCCGCTCACTGGGCCCGTGCGCAGCCCCTGCTGGAGGGATTGCGCACGGCGTACGACCGGCACGCGGCACGCCCCGGCGGGTCGATCGCGGACTTCGACGCGTTCACCGTGCTGCTGGGCGAGTGGGCGGTGGTGGTCGACGAGGCGGCGCGGCGCGGCTGGGGACTGCTCGGGCTGCCTGTCTGAGGACCGGTCTCGGTCGCCCGCGGCCTGCCGCCTGCCGCGCGCCGGGTGGGCGTCGCCCTCCGCGGGGGCGCGCCGTCGGGCGCCGTCCGGGCCGCGGCGCGAGCGGCCGGAGGCGGCCCGTCACACGGCCGGTGCGGACCGGCCGGCGCGCAGTGCGACGGTCAGTGTGTGCGGGCCGAGTCCACCGAGGTAGACGCGGTTCCCCGTCGTCGCGTCGGTGCCGCCCACCACGGTGTGGTCCTGGCCGGGGTCGTACCGCAGTACGTCGCTGCGCTCCGGCCCGGCGAGCGGTTCGCCCGCCTCGACGTCGGCCACGACCCGGATCTCGTCGTCACCGACCCGGTAGGTCATCGGCCCGGTGGTCAGGCACCGGTGTCCGTCGCCGACCGGTTCGCCGCCCTGCGTCGTGCCGCCGGGCCGGAAGGTGAGTTCGAGCGCCCAGGGCACGCGCGGTCCGCTGATGTCGATCCGCAGGTCGGCGCCGTCCTCCCGCAGGTCCACCTCGACCCGGGTCGTGTGCGAGACCTCGTCCCGGGGCCGGTCCGAGAAGGCCATGGCGGCCGAGAAGCGGCCCTCGTCCGCCATCCGGTAGACGCCGTCGTCGCGCCGCCGGTCCTTCGCGAGCGGCTGGTAGTAGGCGGCCGTGAGGGTTTCGGTGAGGACGTAACGGTTGTCGGCGAGCCGTTGCATGTCGGCGGCGCGGAACGGGCCGAGGTCGAAGAACCCCCGCGACAGCCGGACCGCGTCGAGGACGGCGTCGCCGGCGAACAGGCGCAGAAAGGTGGGATTGCAGGCGAGGCCGGAGCGGATGCGCCGGTGCTCCGGCACGTCGGAGCCGCCGTACACCACGGTGTGCGCGGTGGCCGAGGCGCGTGCGGCGAGGCGCGCGGTGGTGACGTACCGGTCGCGGGGCAGTGTCTCCGGGGCGGGAGCGGGCAGCGCGCGGCACAGGTCCGGGGTGAGGAGGGTCTCGGCGAGCAGGTCGGGGTCGTCGATGCCGCCGGCGGCCGCCAGCCGAGCCGCCCGGGCGAAGTCGCCCCGTCCGGTGCGGACGGCGAGCAGCCGGTAGTGCGGCAGGTAGGGGGCCAGCGGGAACGGGTGGTGCTGGTCCTGCCGTCGCGAGTGGACGGTCTCCACCGTGCCGTCGGGCCTGATGAGGTCCAGGGTGGCGGTGAGATTGCGTTCGACGGCGTCCAGCAGGTCGGCCCGGCCGAGGACGCCGGCCAGCAGCAGCAGCGAGGGGTTGGAGACATGGGCCGCGTAGTTGGCGCTGCGTTCCGAGTACAGGCCCTCCGCGTCGATGTCGACGCCCTCGGCGAGCCACTCCTCCACGCGGTCGAGCAGCCGGCCGTCGGGGAACGACCGGTGCAGCCGGGCCAGGGCCGCGGACAGCTCCCAGCGGTGGTTCGGGGTGTGCACCCCGCCGGTCAGGAGACTACCGGAGGCGGCGCCGGCGATCTCCGCGAGCGCGGCGGTGACCTCGTCCAGTTCGGGCCCGGCGCCCGCGGCGAGGACGTGCGCGTCGCACACGTCGTTGACGGTGAAGGCGGAGTCCGGCGGTGACTGCACGTTGTCGCCGCCGGCGAAGAGGCCGGTGGACGTCTGCGTGGCCCGCAGGGCGCGCAGATGGGTCGTCGCGGCGGCGACGGCCCCGCCGCTGCCGTGCAGTGCCGACTCCGGGGAACGGTACGCCGCGACCAGGGTCTTCACCCGGCGTGCCAGAGCGCGGTGGGGCACCCCGACGGGTTCCTCGTCGGGGCCGGCCGCCAGCGGGGCGGCCGGCCGGTCGGCGGCGCGGGCCGCCGCGCGGACGAACTCGTGGTCGAGCTGGGTGGGCACGGTCAGTCCTTCAGTCCGGCGTTGATGTCGGCGCCCATGACGTAGCGCTGGAAGACGAGGAAGACGAGGATCAGGGGGATCATGGAGATCACCGAGGCGCCGAGCAGTACCGACCAGTTGATGTTCTGCGCGCCGACGATGCTCTGGATGCCGATCTGCACGGTGAACTTGTTCGGGTCGTTGAGCATCAGCAGCGGCCAGATGTAGTCGTTCCACCGCCACTGGAAGGACAGGATGGCGAGGGTCAGCATGATGGGCCGGGAGATCGGCACCATGATCCGCAGGAAGATCGACAGCTCGCGCGCGCCGTCGATGCGTGCGGCTTCCACGAGTTCGTCGGGCACCGTCAGGAAGAACTGCCGGAACATGAAGCATCCGGTCGCGGTGAGCACGGCGGGGAGGATGATGCCGGCGAAGGAGTTGTAGAGGCCGAGGTTGCGGACCACCAGGAACTCCGGGGCGAGCATGACCTCGCCCGGCAGCATCGTGGTGGCCAGGATGCAGATGAAGAACGCCTTGAGCCACCTGTTGTCGTACTTGGCCAGCGCGTACCCCGTGCAGCAGCTGACGCCCACCGTGAGGATCGTCGTGATCACGCACACGATGGCGGTGTTGATGAAGTACTGGGAGAAGTTGGCGCTGTCCCACGCCGCCTTGAAACCCGACAGGGTGGGGTCGTGCGGAACCAGCGTCAGCGGATAGGAGAACAGGTCGCTGGCCGGCTTGAAGGAGCTGAGGATGAACCACAGCACCGGAAGCCCGTACAGGCACGCCAGGATCCACAGCAGTGTCGTCGCGGACACCGCCCGCCGGATTCCGCCGCTGCCCGCGCCGCGGGACCGCTTCTTGGAGACGGTCCGTCCGGAACCGGCGTCGACCGGGCGTGGGATGTCTGTGGTTGTCATCGGTTCTCCACCCGCCGGTTGACGATCAGCTGGACGATCGCGACGGCCATCAGGATGAGCATGAGCACGAACGACGCGGCGCTCGCGTAGCCGATCTGGCCCCGTTTGAAGCCGGTCTCGTAGATGTACTGGACGAGCAGGTTGTTCGAGGTGCCGGGGCCGCCGTTGTTGAGGGCGACGAACACCGGGTATTCCTTCATCGCGTTGATCGTGTTGAGCAGGATGACGATGAACGAGGTGGGCGCGATGCTCGGCAGCGTGATGCTGATGAACTGGCGCCACGGGCCGGCGCCGTCGAGCGCGGCCGCCTCGTAGTACGACACCGGCACGTTCTTGATCGCCGCGATGAACAGCAGCATCGAGAAGCCCGTCCAGGCCCAGGACGCCGCCATCACCACCACGATCAACGACAGGTCCGCGTTCGACTGCCACGGGACGGCGCTTCCGCCGAGCTTCTCGATGACGTAGTTGACCAGTCCGAAGTTCTCGCCGAACAGCCACCGCCACAGGACGCCCACGACGATGGGCGACAGCAGCCACGGGATGAAGAAGATGACGCGGGCCACCGACGCGCCCTTGGCGTGCTTGTTCACCACCAGGTTGGCGGCGAGCAGCGAGAGCCCGAAGTTCAGCGGGACGAAGAGCACCGCGTACAGCAGCGTCCGGGTCAGCGCGTCGTAGAACGTGGAGTCGCCGACGAGGTTGTGGTAGTTGTCCAGCCCCACGAACTGGAACGCCCCCACGCCCGTGTAGTTCGTGAAGGAGTAGACGAACCCGATCACCGCCGGCCAGACGAAGAACAGCGAGAAGAGCACGACATTGGCCGCGATGAGGACGAGCGGCGCGAGGACGTAGCGGCTGCGTCGTCTCCTGGGCGGGCTCGCGGACACGTCCGGGGCGTGTTTGGTCATCTTCCTGACTCCGTGCTGGTGGAAGGGATCTTCGTGGGCTCACGCCATGAGCCCGGCATCACGTGGGCGCCCAGGGCCGGGCGGCGGGGGTTCAGGCCCCGCCGCCCGGCCCTCGGGCCTACGATCCGGTGCCGACCTGCTGGTTGTAGCCGGCCACGATGTTCTCCAGGGCCTTGTCGGGCGACTGCTGGCCGTTGATCGCCTTGCCGAGCTCCGTCTTGGTCGGGTCCTCGGTGATGCTCTTGCCCTTCAGCACCCAGGCCGTCTGCGCGTTGTTGAAGTAGCCGGAGATCGGGGCGTAGAGCGGGATCTCCTCGTTGTACAGCTTGAACGCCGCCTGCGCCGCCGGCGAGGTGAAGGGGTACTTCGGGTTCAGTCCGCTCTCGACCGGCAGGAAGCCGGACGTCTCGCACAGCGTGCGGTAGTGGTCCGGCTCGTACAGCCAGGACATGAACTTGGTCGTGGCCTTGGCCGCGTCGCCGTTGTTGTTGAAGCCGACCATCATGCCGCCGGCGTTGACGTCGGAGGCCTGCACCGGCTCGGCGGGGGTCGGGACGCTCGCCCACTCGAACTTCTTGATGCTCTCGGCGAAGGAGGCGACCTGCCACACGCCGGACCAGTAGGCGACGACGTCACCGCTCTGGAACATGGCCGACGGGTCGGCGCCGCTGGTCCACACCGACTTCGGCATGGTCTTGTCGTCGTTCCAGCCGACGAAGGTGTTCACGGCCTTCTTGGTCGCGTCGTCCGCCGAGAACTTGCCGGAGTCGTCCGCGTGGACGTACTTGCCGCCCATCTCGTACACCATGGCGCGCAGCCGGGACGGTGACTGGTCGAAGGTCAGGGAGTACTTGGCCTTGGTCTTCTCGCGGACGGTGTTCGCCGCCTTGATGAAGTCGGTCCAGGTCCAGGTCTTGTCGGGGGAGGTCGGGAACGCGACGCCGGCCTTCTCGAACAGCGACTTGTTGATGTACATGCCGGACGCGGTGACGTCCGAGGGGATCGCCAGCACCTTCCCGGAGTCGTCCTTGGCGATGAAGTTCGCGTTGATCTTGTTGGTCTTGTTCTCGGCGATGGACTTGAGGTCGATCAGCTTGCCCGACCAGATCGGGTCCAGCGACGGCACGGCCGCCACGTCGGGCAGGGAGTTCGCCTGCGCGGCGTTCTTCAGCTTCGTCGTGTACCCGTCGTAGGGGATGTTGACGAGCTTGACGTCGACGCCCTCGTCCTTCTTGTACTGCGCGATCAGCTTCTTCCAGCCCGCGTCCTGCCCCGGAACCGTGGAGATCCAGAACGTCAGGGACTTGGAGGTGCCGCCCGAGCTGCCGTCCGACCCGCAGGCGGAGAGCAACAGGGCGCCTGCCGTGGCCACGGCAGCGAGGGGAACCATCCGGCGTATGCCGCCGCGGCCGAGTCGGCGGGAGCGCCGCACACCCACACTGGTCATCTTCGATCCCTTTTCGTCGTAGGGGACGGAGCACGGCGCCGAACGAGGCGGCACGGGTGCAGTTTGCAGGAGGATTCGCTTTCCGGGGGCACGGCCTCGCCCGGCCGCGTCGCCTGGAGGGGTGGGGTCCCCGGCCATGAGGGCCGTCGTCGCACAAGCACGCCCTCGTGCGGCTGCCGTACGTCGAGTACGGCCGGGACGCTCACCCCAAGCCGGCGTCCCGGCCGACTTAGAAAGCGCTTGTCCGGACATTGGCAGACCGAGTCGCGGGCCGTCAATCCTTGGCCCGCGCCGCCTGGGTCACGGTTTGGACTCCCCGGGCGACCGCGAGCCGTGCGGCGCCCGCAACGGTGCCGGAATCGCCGACCGTGCTGCTGACCACCTCGGTGGGCCAGCTCAGCCGTGCCAGCTCGGCCCGCACACCGGGCAGGAGCTGCGGATCAGCGCCGGTGCTGCCGCCGAGCACGATCAGTCCGGGGTCCAGTACGGCGGTCACCGCGGCGGCGAGCCGGCCCACGTCCGCGGCGTGCCGGCCGACGATCTCGCCGGCCGTGGCCGCGCCCGCCCCGGCGAGGGCGAACAGCCGCTCGGTGGTGCGCGGGCAGGGCCCGTCCGCGGCCCCCCAGGCCTCCCTGGTCCGGCGCAGCAGGGAGCGGGCGCCGATGTACTCCTCCAGGGCCTCCCGGCGCGGCTCACGGCCGTCGTCCCAGGGATAGGGCAGCCGGGCGAGCTCTCCGGCGGCCCCGTTCGAGCCGCGCAGCACCTGTCCCCCGACGACGATGCCGAGACCGATGCCCACGCCGATGCGCAGGTAGCCGAAGGTGTGCCGGCCCCGGGCGGCTCCCTCGTGCAGTTCCGCGAGGGCCGCGCAGTTGACGTTGTTCTCCAGCTGCACGGGCACGCCGGGGGGCAGGGCGACCGCCATGGCGTCGAAGACGGGGCCGGCCTTGGCGGTCGCGGGGCGCATGCCGCTGCCCAGCCGGTCCCGCGCGGCCACGTCGCCGACGGCGACGACGATGGAGCGCAGCGGCACACCGTCGGGCAGCACGTCGAGCGCCTCGCGCACGGCGTCGGCGGCGTCCTTGCGGGAGGCGGTGGCCTCGGCGAGCAGGGCGCCGTCCAGGGCGCAGCCCCTGACCCGGGTGACGGCCGGGCCGAGATCGACGGCCAGCACCGCGCCCGCGGCCGGGCCGAGGCAGTAGACGGCGGCGGAGCGGCCGGTGCCGCTGGAGGCGGTCCCGGAGTGTGCGGCGAGCCGGGCTGCCTCGAGCTCCGCCACGGCGGAGGACACCGTCGGTTTGGACAGTCCCGCCAGGCTCGCGAGCTGCGGTCGGGTCGCGCTGCCCGCCTGGGCCAGCACGGAGAATACGGCGCTGGCGCTCTCGGTCAGGCGGGGGGCTTCCACCACGTCGAGTTCCACAGATTCCCCCACACGGGTACAGGGCCGCGCGCGCCGGACGAGATCGTCCCGGCGGGCTGCGGCGATGGGATGCACCGACGTCGCGCGTTCCCGCCCCGCGCGGCCCGGCCGGGCCGCGCGGTGGTCGAGTGCGCGATTCCTCTTGACGCACTGTACTTCGTTAGTTAACTTCCTAACGAACTTCACGGTACTCGCCTGCCGTGCTTCGCCAGAGGCCCGTCCCGGGGCTTCCCTAGTTCCTTCATGCCTGTTCCCTCGGTCACGGTTCGCCCGCCGTCGCAGCCCGTCAAGCGCATCGACGAAAGAGGATCCGTGCAGGACTCTCCCCCTTCGAGCCCCCTCGTGGTCGGCGTCGACGTGGGCGGCACCAAGACGCATCTGCGCGCGCTCGCGGGCGACCACGTCGTGGTCGACCACGTGCGCGCCAGCAGTGGCTGGCGGCCCCACGACCCGGTCGCCGCCGCGCACTGGCTGGCCGTCCTCCTCCGCGAGGCACTGCCGGCAAACGCACGTCCCGCCGCGCTCGCCCTGGGGGCGCACGCCTGCGAGACCCCCCTCCAGTGCGCACGGATCCGTGTCGCGCTCCAGGAACTTCTCGGCGCGCCCGCGCATGTCGTGGGCGACGCCGAGTTGCTCGTTCCCGCCGCCGGTCTGGACAAGGGCGTCGGCCTCGTGGCCGGCACCGGCTCGGTCGCGGTGGGACGACTGCCCGACGGCGCCCCGGTCCAGGTGGGCGGCTGGGGAGCGGTCCTCGGCGACGAGGGCGGCGCCGCCGGACTCGTCCGGGAGGCCGCCCGGGCCGTATGGGCCGCGCACGACCGGGGCGAGGCCCCCGACGCCCTCGCACGCGGCCTGATCTCCTCCTTCGGCGTGCCGGAGGTCCCGGCGCTGGGCGCCGCGCTGGAGAGCGTCGCCGACGTCTCCGCCGAGTGGGGGCGGCACGCTCCCGTCGTCTTCGCGGCCGCCGCCGACGGCTCCGCCCTGGCCCGTTCCGTGATCGCCGGAGCCGGCGAGGACCTCGCGGCGCTCGTCGCACGTCTCGCGGCGCGCGGGGTCGCGGTCGACGACGTGGTCGTGGCGGGCGGCACGGTGCTCGGGCAGCCCGCGCTGTACGAGGCGTTCGCGGGCGCGCTCGGCGCCGCCGTGCCGGGAGCGCGGCCGCAGCCGCTCACCGTGCCGCCCGTCGAGGGCGCGGTGGCGCTGGCGCGCTCGCTGCTGTGAGCCGCCGGCGGCACGTTCACCCGCAGGACACGCAACCGTCGCCGGGCCCTCGCGAAAGCGACACGACCCGGCCGTAGATCTTCGCTCAGACGCGTCACCCGGCTCACGGGGTCGTCGCAGGACCCACGGACCGCCGTCGCGCACCCTCCTCCCTCCGGCCCTCGGCCGAGGCCACTCCAGGAAGGCACATCCATGCCGTCACCCGTCGGGCTCAGCACCCCCTCGGCAGTGAACAGAAGGCGTTTCCTCAAGTTCTCCGTGGGCGGGTCGGCGGCCCTGGTGGCCGCCCCGACGCTGGCCTCCTGGCTGGCCGCCGCGGACGCCAAGGCCGCCACCGGTCCGCTCGCGTTCGTCGACGACTACAAGACGAACGTCAGCACGAACCTCACGCCCGAGACCAACGCGGTGATCCGCGCTCTCGGCGGCTTCGCCCGCATATGGAAGACCGGCTCCGCGTGGAACACGGGCACGCCGCTGCGGCCCGACATCCTGCGCGCCAACATGCGCTACTGCATAGCGATCACCCGGAGCCGCACGGAGGCACAGGGCAAGGAGGCCTTCCTCTACGACCGTCAGCACCAGAGTTACTCGACGATCGCCGGCCTGGGCCCCCTGTCGGATCTGTACAAGACGGGCGCCAAGGCCGTCACGTCGATCACCCGTGCGCCGGACGGCATCCCGGCCACCAAGATCGACGACGCCGTGCCCGCCGACGCGCCCGCGGGCTCCGCGCTCGGCGCCGGTTCGTACGCCTCCGACCTCGGCCTGGTCGCCAAGCTCGTCGACACGGTGCGCGGCAACTACGCCTCGGGCAACCCGAGCAAGTACTCGTTCCAGTACCCGCGGCCGTGGCGCATGAACGAGAACAGCGAGGTCGTCGACACCGGGAAGACCGACGCGCTCGGATTCCCCGTCTACGACTCCAAGGTGGTCGTCGTGCCGCAGCTGCTGCGCCAGCGCAGCAGCTCGCCGACGGACGACGGCGGATTCCCGAGCGGCCACACCAACGCCTTCCACCTGGCGTCGCTGGCGTACGCGTACGCCGTCCCCGAGCGGTTCCAGGAGCTGGTGACGCGCGCCCTGCAGCTGAGCCACACCCGGATCATGTCCGGCATGCACTCCACCGTCGACGTCATCGGCGGCCGCATCATGGCCACCGCGCTCGCCGCCGCCACGCTCGCCGACCCTGCCAACGCCGAGCTGAAGGCGGCCGCCCGCGCCCAGGCCCTGGCCTACTTCACCGAGAAGACCGGCACGACCGCCGACACCCTGTTCGCCTACGCGCACTCCGACGCCTGCGACGAGTACGCCGACCGCGAGGCCAACGCCCGCGCCGTCGAGCCCCGGCTGACCTACGTCCTCACCAGGGAGGGCCGCAAGGAGCCCCTGACGGTGCCCAAGGGCGCGGAGGTGCTGCTGGAGACCCGGCAGCCGTACCTCACCGCGGCCCAGCGCCGGGAGGTGCTGCGCACGACCGCGCTGCCCTCCGGGTACGTGCTGCTGGACGGCTTCGAGCAGTGGGGCCGGCTGAACCTGTTCGCGGCCGCGGACGGTTACGGCGCCTTCGACTGCGACGTCACGGTCACCATGGACGCCGCCCAGCACGGCTTCCAGGCGGCCGACGCCTGGCGCAACGACATCACGGGCGAGGGCGGTCTGACCAAGCGCGGTTCCGGCGCCCTCACCCTGACCGGGCACAACCGCTACCACGGCGGCACCGTCGTCGAGGGGGGCGTGCTCGTGGCCGGGCACGCAGGCGCCCTCGGCCAGGGCGACGTGCGGCTGACCGGCGGCACGCTGCGCGCGGACGAGCCGGTGCGGGTGCGCGGCGCGTGGTCCCAGGGGGCCGGCGCGGTGCTCGACCTGACGCTGCGCGGGCACCACGGTCCGGCGCTGACGGTGTCCGGGCGGGTTCGGCTCGACCGGGGCTCGGTGCTCTCGCTGCGTCTCGACGCCGACCGGCCGCCGACCGCGGGGACGACCGTGCCGGTGATCGCTGCGTCGGCGCTGCGCGGCCAGTTCGACCGCATCGCACTGGTGGACTGCGCTCACCTGCGGGCCGTCCCCGTGTACACGGCGCACGGCCTCTCGGTACGCCTGCTGAAGCGGTGACACCCCCGTGGCGGGAGTCGACCCCGGGCAGGCACATCCCCTGCCGGGTCGACTCCCGCCACC
The window above is part of the Streptomyces sp. NBC_00425 genome. Proteins encoded here:
- a CDS encoding nucleoside/nucleotide kinase family protein, which gives rise to MLTFDDLVLRARSLAGDGRRRTLLGIAGSPGAGKTTLAERLVRELNGAGEPWAAQVPMDGFHLADVELDRLGRRDRKGAPDTFDAAGYAALLHRLREETDGGDVVYAPGFERVLEQPLAGAVPVPPEVRLVVTEGNYLLLGTGAWARVRAALDEVWFCETDEDERVRRLVARHEEFGKGHEAAVAWVHRSDRRNAELVATTRDRADLVVRVGAPDGA
- a CDS encoding carbohydrate ABC transporter permease, which codes for MTTTDIPRPVDAGSGRTVSKKRSRGAGSGGIRRAVSATTLLWILACLYGLPVLWFILSSFKPASDLFSYPLTLVPHDPTLSGFKAAWDSANFSQYFINTAIVCVITTILTVGVSCCTGYALAKYDNRWLKAFFICILATTMLPGEVMLAPEFLVVRNLGLYNSFAGIILPAVLTATGCFMFRQFFLTVPDELVEAARIDGARELSIFLRIMVPISRPIMLTLAILSFQWRWNDYIWPLLMLNDPNKFTVQIGIQSIVGAQNINWSVLLGASVISMIPLILVFLVFQRYVMGADINAGLKD
- a CDS encoding carbohydrate ABC transporter permease, which codes for MTKHAPDVSASPPRRRRSRYVLAPLVLIAANVVLFSLFFVWPAVIGFVYSFTNYTGVGAFQFVGLDNYHNLVGDSTFYDALTRTLLYAVLFVPLNFGLSLLAANLVVNKHAKGASVARVIFFIPWLLSPIVVGVLWRWLFGENFGLVNYVIEKLGGSAVPWQSNADLSLIVVVMAASWAWTGFSMLLFIAAIKNVPVSYYEAAALDGAGPWRQFISITLPSIAPTSFIVILLNTINAMKEYPVFVALNNGGPGTSNNLLVQYIYETGFKRGQIGYASAASFVLMLILMAVAIVQLIVNRRVENR
- a CDS encoding extracellular solute-binding protein; its protein translation is MTSVGVRRSRRLGRGGIRRMVPLAAVATAGALLLSACGSDGSSGGTSKSLTFWISTVPGQDAGWKKLIAQYKKDEGVDVKLVNIPYDGYTTKLKNAAQANSLPDVAAVPSLDPIWSGKLIDLKSIAENKTNKINANFIAKDDSGKVLAIPSDVTASGMYINKSLFEKAGVAFPTSPDKTWTWTDFIKAANTVREKTKAKYSLTFDQSPSRLRAMVYEMGGKYVHADDSGKFSADDATKKAVNTFVGWNDDKTMPKSVWTSGADPSAMFQSGDVVAYWSGVWQVASFAESIKKFEWASVPTPAEPVQASDVNAGGMMVGFNNNGDAAKATTKFMSWLYEPDHYRTLCETSGFLPVESGLNPKYPFTSPAAQAAFKLYNEEIPLYAPISGYFNNAQTAWVLKGKSITEDPTKTELGKAINGQQSPDKALENIVAGYNQQVGTGS
- a CDS encoding ROK family protein, with amino-acid sequence MVEAPRLTESASAVFSVLAQAGSATRPQLASLAGLSKPTVSSAVAELEAARLAAHSGTASSGTGRSAAVYCLGPAAGAVLAVDLGPAVTRVRGCALDGALLAEATASRKDAADAVREALDVLPDGVPLRSIVVAVGDVAARDRLGSGMRPATAKAGPVFDAMAVALPPGVPVQLENNVNCAALAELHEGAARGRHTFGYLRIGVGIGLGIVVGGQVLRGSNGAAGELARLPYPWDDGREPRREALEEYIGARSLLRRTREAWGAADGPCPRTTERLFALAGAGAATAGEIVGRHAADVGRLAAAVTAVLDPGLIVLGGSTGADPQLLPGVRAELARLSWPTEVVSSTVGDSGTVAGAARLAVARGVQTVTQAARAKD
- a CDS encoding BadF/BadG/BcrA/BcrD ATPase family protein — encoded protein: MQDSPPSSPLVVGVDVGGTKTHLRALAGDHVVVDHVRASSGWRPHDPVAAAHWLAVLLREALPANARPAALALGAHACETPLQCARIRVALQELLGAPAHVVGDAELLVPAAGLDKGVGLVAGTGSVAVGRLPDGAPVQVGGWGAVLGDEGGAAGLVREAARAVWAAHDRGEAPDALARGLISSFGVPEVPALGAALESVADVSAEWGRHAPVVFAAAADGSALARSVIAGAGEDLAALVARLAARGVAVDDVVVAGGTVLGQPALYEAFAGALGAAVPGARPQPLTVPPVEGAVALARSLL
- a CDS encoding phosphatase PAP2 family protein; amino-acid sequence: MPSPVGLSTPSAVNRRRFLKFSVGGSAALVAAPTLASWLAAADAKAATGPLAFVDDYKTNVSTNLTPETNAVIRALGGFARIWKTGSAWNTGTPLRPDILRANMRYCIAITRSRTEAQGKEAFLYDRQHQSYSTIAGLGPLSDLYKTGAKAVTSITRAPDGIPATKIDDAVPADAPAGSALGAGSYASDLGLVAKLVDTVRGNYASGNPSKYSFQYPRPWRMNENSEVVDTGKTDALGFPVYDSKVVVVPQLLRQRSSSPTDDGGFPSGHTNAFHLASLAYAYAVPERFQELVTRALQLSHTRIMSGMHSTVDVIGGRIMATALAAATLADPANAELKAAARAQALAYFTEKTGTTADTLFAYAHSDACDEYADREANARAVEPRLTYVLTREGRKEPLTVPKGAEVLLETRQPYLTAAQRREVLRTTALPSGYVLLDGFEQWGRLNLFAAADGYGAFDCDVTVTMDAAQHGFQAADAWRNDITGEGGLTKRGSGALTLTGHNRYHGGTVVEGGVLVAGHAGALGQGDVRLTGGTLRADEPVRVRGAWSQGAGAVLDLTLRGHHGPALTVSGRVRLDRGSVLSLRLDADRPPTAGTTVPVIAASALRGQFDRIALVDCAHLRAVPVYTAHGLSVRLLKR